In the Klebsiella aerogenes KCTC 2190 genome, one interval contains:
- the glmS gene encoding glutamine--fructose-6-phosphate transaminase (isomerizing) translates to MCGIVGAVAQRDIAEILLEGLRRLEYRGYDSAGLAVVDNEGHMTRVRRLGKVQMLAQAVEEQPLHGGTGIAHTRWATHGEPSESNAHPHVSEHIAVVHNGIIENHEPLRALLQSRGYVFVSETDTEVIAHLVHWELEQGGTLREAVLRAIPQLRGAYGTVIMDTRDPGTLLAARSGSPLVIGLGMGENFIASDQLALLPVTRRFIFLEEGDIAEVTRRTVVIFDKSGAEVNRQEIESNLQYDAGDKGIYRHYMQKEIYEQPNAIKNTLTGRISHGEVDLSELGPNANALLSQVEHIQIVACGTSYNSGMVSRYWFEALAGVPCDVEIASEFRYRKSAVRRNSLMITLSQSGETADTLAALRLSKELGYLGSLAICNVPGSSLVRESDLALMTKAGTEIGVASTKAFTTQLTVLLMLVAKLARLKGQDAAIEQDIVHGLQALPNRIEQMLSQDKRIEQLAERFSDKHHALFLGRGDQYPIALEGALKLKEISYIHAEAYAAGELKHGPLALIDAEMPVIVVAPNNELLEKLKSNIEEVRARGGELYVFADGDAGFSGSDNMHIIEMPHVEEVIAPIFYTVPLQLLAYHVALIKGTDVDQPRNLAKSVTVE, encoded by the coding sequence ATGTGTGGAATTGTTGGCGCAGTCGCGCAGCGTGATATTGCTGAAATCCTTCTCGAAGGTTTACGTCGTCTGGAATACCGTGGCTATGACTCTGCCGGTCTGGCTGTGGTCGATAACGAAGGTCATATGACCCGCGTTCGTCGTCTCGGTAAAGTTCAGATGCTGGCTCAGGCGGTAGAAGAGCAACCGTTACACGGCGGTACCGGGATTGCCCATACCCGCTGGGCGACGCACGGCGAGCCGTCTGAGAGCAATGCGCATCCGCATGTTTCTGAACATATTGCGGTGGTCCATAACGGGATCATCGAGAACCATGAGCCGCTGCGCGCCCTGCTGCAGTCTCGCGGCTATGTCTTCGTCTCTGAGACCGATACCGAAGTTATCGCGCATCTGGTGCACTGGGAGCTGGAACAGGGCGGTACCTTGCGTGAAGCCGTACTGCGTGCAATCCCGCAGCTGCGCGGCGCCTATGGTACGGTGATCATGGATACCCGCGATCCGGGGACGCTGCTGGCGGCACGCTCAGGCAGCCCGCTGGTCATTGGCCTGGGCATGGGCGAAAACTTTATCGCTTCTGACCAGCTGGCGCTGCTACCGGTGACCCGCCGCTTTATCTTCCTCGAAGAGGGTGATATTGCCGAAGTTACCCGTCGTACGGTGGTGATTTTCGATAAATCCGGCGCGGAAGTGAATCGCCAGGAGATCGAATCTAATCTGCAGTATGACGCCGGTGATAAGGGGATTTATCGCCACTATATGCAGAAAGAGATTTATGAGCAGCCGAACGCGATTAAGAACACCCTGACCGGGCGCATCAGCCATGGCGAGGTCGATCTCAGCGAGCTGGGGCCGAATGCCAACGCGCTGCTGTCGCAGGTTGAGCATATCCAGATTGTTGCCTGCGGAACCTCGTATAACTCCGGGATGGTCTCCCGTTACTGGTTCGAAGCGTTAGCCGGCGTGCCGTGCGATGTCGAGATTGCTTCGGAATTCCGCTACCGCAAATCCGCGGTGCGCCGCAACAGCCTGATGATCACCCTCTCCCAGTCCGGTGAGACGGCGGATACCCTGGCGGCGCTGCGCCTCTCTAAAGAGCTTGGCTATCTGGGTTCGTTGGCCATCTGCAACGTTCCGGGCTCTTCGCTGGTGCGCGAGTCTGACCTGGCGTTGATGACCAAAGCCGGTACCGAAATCGGCGTGGCATCGACCAAAGCCTTTACCACTCAGCTGACCGTGCTGTTGATGCTGGTGGCGAAACTGGCGCGTCTCAAGGGCCAGGATGCGGCTATCGAGCAGGATATCGTGCATGGCCTGCAGGCGCTGCCGAACCGTATCGAGCAGATGCTGTCGCAGGATAAGCGCATCGAACAGCTGGCGGAACGTTTCTCCGATAAGCATCACGCGCTGTTCCTTGGCCGCGGCGATCAGTACCCGATCGCGCTGGAAGGGGCGCTGAAGCTGAAAGAGATCTCCTACATTCATGCTGAAGCTTATGCGGCGGGCGAGCTGAAACACGGCCCGCTGGCGCTGATTGATGCCGAAATGCCGGTCATCGTTGTGGCGCCGAACAACGAACTGTTGGAAAAACTGAAATCCAATATTGAAGAAGTTCGCGCCCGCGGCGGTGAACTGTACGTCTTCGCCGATGGAGACGCCGGTTTCAGCGGCAGCGACAACATGCACATCATCGAGATGCCACATGTCGAAGAGGTGATTGCGCCGATCTTCTACACCGTGCCGCTGCAGCTGCTGGCTTATCACGTTGCGCTGATCAAAGGCACCGACGTTGACCAGCCGCGTAACCTGGCGAAATCGGTGACCGTAGAGTAA
- the glmU gene encoding bifunctional UDP-N-acetylglucosamine diphosphorylase/glucosamine-1-phosphate N-acetyltransferase GlmU, giving the protein MSNSAMSVVILAAGKGTRMYSDLPKVLHTLAGKPMVQHVIDAAKDLGAAAVHLVYGHGGDLLRQTLHEDNLNWVLQAEQLGTGHAMQQAAPFFNDDEDILMLYGDVPLISVETLQRLRAAKPQGGIGLLTVKLDDPTGYGRITRENGQVTGIVEHKDASEAQRQIQEINTGILVANGADLKRWLAKLTNNNAQGEYYITDIIAMAHQEGHEIVAVHPQRLSEVEGVNNRLQLARLERVYQSEQAEKLLLAGVMLRDPARFDLRGVLKHGRDVEIDTNVILQGHVVLGDRVKIGAGCVIKDSVIGDDCEISPYSVVEDAQLQAACTIGPFARLRPGAELLEGAHVGNFVEMKKARLGKGSKAGHLSYLGDAEIGDNVNIGAGTITCNYDGANKHKTIIGDDVFVGSDTQLVAPVSVGNGVTIAAGTTVTRNIADNELVLSRVPQVHKQGWQRPVKKK; this is encoded by the coding sequence ATGTCAAACAGTGCGATGAGCGTGGTTATCCTTGCCGCAGGCAAAGGGACCCGCATGTATTCCGATCTTCCTAAGGTGCTGCATACTCTGGCCGGGAAGCCAATGGTGCAACACGTCATTGATGCGGCTAAAGATTTAGGCGCTGCCGCGGTACACCTGGTGTACGGCCACGGCGGCGATCTGCTGCGTCAAACGTTGCATGAAGATAACCTCAACTGGGTGCTGCAAGCAGAGCAGCTCGGTACCGGCCATGCGATGCAGCAGGCGGCGCCGTTCTTCAATGATGATGAAGATATCTTGATGCTCTATGGCGATGTGCCGCTGATTTCGGTTGAAACCCTACAGCGCCTGCGCGCCGCAAAACCGCAGGGCGGTATTGGCCTGTTGACGGTGAAGCTGGATGATCCAACCGGTTATGGGCGTATCACGCGTGAAAATGGCCAGGTGACAGGTATCGTTGAGCATAAAGACGCCAGCGAAGCTCAGCGCCAGATTCAGGAAATCAATACCGGGATTCTGGTTGCTAACGGCGCGGACCTGAAACGCTGGCTGGCGAAGCTCACCAACAATAACGCCCAGGGCGAATACTACATCACCGATATTATCGCGATGGCCCATCAGGAAGGTCATGAGATCGTTGCGGTGCATCCTCAGCGCCTGAGCGAAGTTGAAGGGGTGAACAATCGCCTGCAACTTGCGCGTCTGGAAAGAGTGTATCAGTCAGAGCAGGCGGAAAAACTGCTGTTGGCGGGCGTGATGCTGCGCGATCCGGCGCGTTTCGATCTGCGCGGCGTGCTGAAACACGGGCGCGATGTCGAAATTGATACTAACGTTATTCTGCAAGGTCATGTCGTGCTGGGCGATCGCGTGAAGATCGGCGCCGGCTGCGTCATCAAAGACAGCGTCATCGGTGATGACTGCGAAATCAGCCCGTATAGCGTGGTTGAAGATGCGCAGCTGCAGGCCGCCTGCACCATCGGCCCGTTTGCGCGTTTGCGTCCGGGGGCTGAGCTGCTGGAAGGCGCTCACGTCGGCAACTTTGTCGAAATGAAGAAAGCGCGTCTGGGCAAAGGTTCGAAGGCAGGTCATCTCTCCTACCTCGGCGATGCTGAAATTGGCGACAACGTTAATATCGGCGCGGGTACTATCACCTGTAACTATGATGGCGCAAATAAGCATAAAACGATCATCGGCGATGATGTGTTTGTCGGTTCTGATACGCAACTGGTCGCGCCGGTCAGCGTCGGTAATGGCGTGACGATTGCCGCGGGCACCACCGTCACGCGTAATATAGCTGACAACGAACTGGTGCTAAGTCGCGTGCCGCAGGTCCACAAACAGGGCTGGCAGCGACCGGTGAAGAAAAAGTAG
- a CDS encoding F0F1 ATP synthase subunit epsilon, with protein sequence MAMTYHLDVVSAEKQMFSGLVEKIQVTGSEGELGIFPGHAPLLTAIKPGMIRIVKQFGHEEFIYLSGGILEVQPGNVIVLADTAIRGQDLDEARALEAKRKAEEHIKSSHGDVDYAQASAELAKAIAKLRVIELTKKAM encoded by the coding sequence ATGGCAATGACTTACCACCTGGATGTCGTCAGCGCAGAGAAACAGATGTTCTCTGGCCTGGTCGAGAAAATCCAGGTAACGGGTAGCGAAGGTGAGCTGGGTATTTTCCCGGGTCACGCGCCGCTGCTCACCGCCATTAAGCCTGGTATGATTCGCATCGTTAAACAGTTCGGTCACGAAGAGTTTATCTATCTGTCCGGCGGCATTCTTGAAGTGCAACCGGGCAACGTGATCGTTCTGGCCGATACGGCAATTCGTGGTCAGGATCTCGACGAAGCGCGAGCCCTGGAAGCGAAACGTAAAGCGGAAGAGCACATCAAGAGCTCTCACGGCGACGTGGATTACGCTCAGGCGTCCGCGGAACTGGCCAAAGCGATCGCTAAACTGCGCGTTATCGAATTGACCAAAAAAGCGATGTAA
- the atpD gene encoding F0F1 ATP synthase subunit beta, protein MATGKIVQVIGAVVDVEFPQDAVPRVYDALEVQNGNESLVLEVQQQLGGGVVRAIAMGSSDGLRRGLEVKDLEHPIEVPVGKATLGRIMNVLGQPIDMKGDIGEEERWAIHRAAPSYEELSSSQELLETGIKVIDLMCPFAKGGKVGLFGGAGVGKTVNMMELIRNIAIEHSGYSVFAGVGERTREGNDFYHEMTDSNVLDKVSLVYGQMNEPPGNRLRVALTGLTMAEKFRDEGRDVLLFVDNIYRYTLAGTEVSALLGRMPSAVGYQPTLAEEMGVLQERITSTKTGSITSVQAVYVPADDLTDPSPATTFAHLDATVVLSRQIASLGIYPAVDPLDSTSRQLDPLVVGQEHYDTARGVQSLLQRYQELKDIIAILGMDELSEEDKLVVARARKIQRFLSQPFFVAEVFTGSPGKYVSLKDTIRGFKGIMEGEYDHLPEQAFYMVGSIEEAVEKAKKL, encoded by the coding sequence ATGGCTACTGGAAAGATTGTCCAGGTAATCGGCGCCGTGGTCGACGTCGAGTTCCCTCAGGATGCCGTACCACGCGTGTACGATGCCCTTGAGGTACAGAATGGTAATGAGAGCCTGGTGCTGGAAGTTCAGCAGCAGCTCGGCGGTGGCGTAGTCCGTGCTATCGCCATGGGTTCTTCCGACGGTCTGCGTCGTGGTCTGGAAGTTAAAGACCTTGAGCACCCGATCGAAGTCCCGGTAGGTAAAGCGACTCTGGGCCGTATCATGAACGTCCTGGGTCAGCCGATCGACATGAAAGGCGACATCGGCGAAGAAGAACGTTGGGCTATCCACCGCGCGGCGCCTTCCTATGAAGAGCTGTCCAGCTCTCAGGAACTGCTGGAAACCGGCATCAAAGTTATCGACTTGATGTGTCCGTTCGCTAAGGGCGGTAAAGTTGGTCTGTTCGGTGGTGCGGGTGTAGGTAAAACCGTAAACATGATGGAGCTGATCCGTAACATCGCGATCGAGCACTCCGGTTACTCCGTGTTTGCGGGCGTTGGTGAGCGTACTCGTGAGGGTAACGACTTCTATCACGAAATGACCGACTCCAACGTTCTGGATAAAGTATCCCTGGTTTACGGCCAGATGAACGAGCCGCCGGGAAACCGTCTGCGCGTTGCGCTGACCGGCCTGACCATGGCTGAGAAATTCCGTGACGAAGGTCGTGACGTTCTGCTGTTCGTCGATAACATCTATCGTTACACCCTGGCCGGTACTGAAGTATCTGCACTGCTGGGCCGTATGCCTTCAGCGGTAGGTTATCAGCCGACTCTGGCGGAAGAGATGGGCGTTCTGCAGGAACGTATCACCTCCACCAAAACCGGTTCTATCACCTCCGTTCAGGCGGTATACGTACCTGCGGATGACTTGACTGACCCGTCCCCAGCAACCACCTTTGCGCACCTTGACGCAACCGTGGTACTGAGCCGTCAGATCGCGTCTCTGGGTATCTACCCGGCCGTTGACCCGCTGGATTCCACCAGCCGTCAGCTGGATCCGCTGGTTGTTGGTCAGGAACACTACGACACCGCGCGTGGCGTACAGTCCCTGCTGCAGCGTTATCAGGAACTGAAAGACATCATCGCCATCCTGGGTATGGATGAACTGTCTGAAGAAGATAAACTGGTGGTAGCTCGCGCTCGTAAGATCCAGCGCTTCCTGTCCCAGCCGTTCTTCGTAGCAGAAGTATTTACCGGTTCCCCGGGCAAATACGTTTCGCTGAAAGACACCATCCGTGGCTTTAAAGGCATCATGGAAGGCGAATACGATCACCTGCCGGAGCAGGCGTTCTACATGGTCGGTTCCATCGAAGAAGCCGTGGAAAAAGCCAAAAAACTTTAA
- the atpG gene encoding F0F1 ATP synthase subunit gamma, which yields MAGAKEIRSKIASVQNTQKITKAMEMVAASKMRKTQDRMAASRPYADTMRKVIGHLANGNLEYKHPYLEERDVKRVGYLVVSTDRGLCGGLNINLFKKLLADMKAWSDKGVQCDLAMIGSKGVSFFNSVGGNIVAQVTGMGDNPSLSELIGPVKVMLQAYDEGRLDKLYVVSNKFINTMSQAPTITQLLPLPASEDDDLKRKSWDYLYEPDPKALLDTLLRRYVESQVYQGVVENLASEQAARMVAMKAATDNGGSLIKELQLVYNKARQASITQELTEIVSGAAAV from the coding sequence ATGGCCGGCGCAAAAGAGATACGTAGTAAGATCGCAAGCGTCCAGAACACGCAAAAGATCACCAAAGCGATGGAGATGGTCGCCGCCTCCAAAATGCGTAAAACGCAGGATCGCATGGCGGCCAGCCGTCCATATGCAGATACTATGCGCAAAGTGATTGGTCACCTTGCGAACGGTAATCTGGAATATAAGCACCCATACCTGGAAGAACGCGACGTTAAACGCGTGGGCTACCTGGTGGTGTCGACCGACCGTGGTCTGTGCGGTGGCTTGAACATTAACCTGTTCAAAAAACTGCTGGCGGATATGAAAGCATGGTCCGATAAAGGCGTTCAGTGCGACCTCGCAATGATCGGCTCTAAAGGCGTGTCTTTCTTTAACTCCGTGGGCGGCAATATTGTGGCCCAGGTGACCGGTATGGGTGATAACCCGTCCCTGTCCGAACTGATCGGCCCGGTAAAAGTGATGTTGCAGGCCTACGATGAAGGCCGTCTGGACAAGCTTTACGTTGTCAGCAACAAATTTATTAACACCATGTCTCAGGCTCCGACCATCACTCAGCTGCTGCCGTTACCGGCTTCAGAAGATGATGATCTGAAACGTAAGTCCTGGGATTACCTGTATGAGCCCGATCCGAAAGCGCTGCTGGATACCCTCCTGCGTCGTTATGTGGAGTCTCAGGTTTATCAGGGCGTGGTAGAAAACCTGGCCAGCGAGCAGGCCGCCCGTATGGTGGCGATGAAAGCCGCGACCGATAATGGCGGCAGCCTGATTAAAGAGCTGCAGTTGGTATACAACAAAGCTCGTCAGGCCAGCATTACTCAGGAACTCACCGAGATCGTCTCGGGGGCCGCCGCGGTTTAA
- the atpA gene encoding F0F1 ATP synthase subunit alpha — MQLNSTEISELIKQRIAQFNVVSEAHNEGTIVSVSDGVIRIHGLADCMQGEMISLPGNRYAIALNLERDSVGAVVMGPYADLAEGMKVKCTGRILEVPVGRGLLGRVVNTLGAPIDGKGPVEHDGFSPIEVIAPGVIDRQSVDQPVQTGYKSVDAMIPIGRGQRELIIGDRQTGKTAMAIDAIINQRDSGIKCVYVAIGQKASTISNVVRKLEEHGALSNTIVVVATASESAALQYLAPYAGCAMGEYFRDRGEDALIVYDDLSKQAVAYRQVSLLLRRPPGREAFPGDVFYLHSRLLERASRVNAEYVEKFTNGEVKGKTGSLTALPIIETQAGDVSAFVPTNVISITDGQIFLETNLFNSGIRPAVNPGISVSRVGGAAQTKIIKKLSGGIRTALAQYRELAAFSQFASDLDEATRKQLSHGQKVTELLKQKQYAPMSVAQQGLVLFAAERGYLEDVELAKIGSFEAALLAYVDRDHAPLMQEINQTGGYNDEIEGKLKGILDSFKATQSW; from the coding sequence ATGCAACTGAATTCCACCGAAATCAGCGAACTGATCAAGCAGCGCATTGCTCAGTTCAATGTTGTGAGTGAAGCTCACAACGAAGGTACTATTGTTTCTGTAAGTGACGGTGTTATCCGCATCCACGGCCTGGCCGATTGTATGCAGGGTGAAATGATCTCCCTGCCGGGTAACCGTTACGCTATCGCACTGAACCTGGAGCGCGACTCCGTTGGTGCGGTTGTGATGGGTCCGTATGCTGACCTCGCCGAAGGCATGAAGGTTAAGTGTACTGGCCGTATTCTGGAAGTTCCGGTCGGTCGTGGTCTGTTAGGCCGCGTAGTGAACACCCTGGGTGCGCCAATTGACGGTAAAGGTCCTGTTGAGCACGATGGTTTCTCGCCAATCGAAGTTATCGCTCCGGGCGTTATCGATCGTCAATCCGTAGACCAGCCGGTACAGACCGGTTACAAATCTGTTGATGCCATGATTCCAATCGGCCGTGGCCAGCGTGAGCTGATCATCGGTGACCGTCAGACCGGTAAAACCGCGATGGCAATCGATGCGATCATCAACCAGCGTGATTCCGGCATCAAATGCGTATACGTAGCTATCGGCCAGAAAGCGTCCACCATCTCTAACGTGGTGCGTAAACTGGAAGAGCACGGCGCGCTGTCCAACACTATCGTTGTTGTGGCGACCGCTTCTGAATCTGCTGCGCTGCAATACCTGGCGCCGTATGCCGGTTGCGCAATGGGCGAATACTTCCGCGACCGCGGTGAAGATGCGCTGATCGTTTACGATGACCTGTCTAAACAGGCTGTTGCTTACCGTCAGGTTTCCCTGCTGCTCCGTCGTCCGCCAGGACGTGAAGCATTCCCGGGCGACGTGTTCTACCTCCACTCCCGTCTGCTGGAGCGCGCATCCCGCGTTAACGCGGAATACGTTGAGAAGTTCACCAATGGTGAAGTTAAAGGTAAAACCGGCTCCCTGACTGCGCTGCCGATTATCGAGACGCAAGCGGGTGACGTTTCCGCATTCGTTCCGACCAACGTAATTTCCATTACCGATGGTCAGATCTTCCTGGAAACCAACCTGTTCAACTCCGGTATTCGTCCGGCGGTTAACCCGGGTATCTCCGTATCCCGTGTTGGTGGTGCTGCTCAGACCAAGATCATCAAGAAACTGTCCGGTGGTATCCGTACCGCGCTGGCGCAGTATCGTGAACTGGCTGCGTTCTCTCAGTTCGCATCCGATCTGGACGAAGCGACTCGTAAGCAGCTGAGCCACGGTCAGAAAGTGACCGAACTGCTGAAACAGAAACAGTATGCCCCTATGTCTGTAGCACAGCAGGGCCTGGTACTGTTCGCTGCTGAACGCGGTTACCTCGAAGATGTGGAACTGGCGAAAATCGGTAGCTTCGAAGCCGCTCTGCTGGCTTACGTTGACCGTGACCACGCTCCGCTGATGCAAGAGATTAACCAGACCGGTGGCTATAACGACGAGATCGAAGGCAAGCTGAAAGGCATCCTCGACTCCTTCAAAGCAACCCAGTCCTGGTAA
- the atpH gene encoding F0F1 ATP synthase subunit delta, with product MSEFVTVARPYAKAAFDFAVEHKSVERWQDMLAFAAEVTKNEQMAELLSGALAPETLSDAFIAICGEQLDENGQNLIRVMAENGRLKVLPDVLEQFIHLRAASEAIAEVDVISANQLSEEQLAKISGAMEKRLSRKVKLNCKIDKSVMAGVIIRSGDMVIDGSVRGRLDRLADVLQS from the coding sequence ATGTCTGAATTTGTAACGGTAGCTCGCCCCTACGCCAAAGCAGCTTTTGACTTTGCCGTCGAACACAAAAGTGTTGAACGCTGGCAGGATATGCTGGCGTTTGCCGCTGAAGTGACTAAAAACGAACAAATGGCAGAGCTTCTCTCCGGTGCCCTGGCGCCGGAAACGCTCTCAGATGCGTTTATCGCTATCTGCGGCGAGCAACTCGACGAAAATGGTCAGAACCTGATTCGGGTGATGGCTGAAAATGGTCGTCTGAAGGTGCTCCCGGATGTTCTTGAGCAGTTCATTCACCTGCGTGCGGCCAGCGAGGCCATCGCAGAGGTAGATGTTATTTCTGCCAACCAACTGAGTGAAGAACAGCTTGCGAAGATCTCCGGCGCGATGGAAAAGCGTCTGTCACGCAAAGTTAAGCTGAATTGCAAAATCGATAAGTCTGTTATGGCAGGAGTTATCATCCGTTCGGGTGATATGGTCATTGATGGTAGCGTACGCGGCCGTCTTGATCGCCTGGCAGACGTCTTGCAGTCTTAA
- the atpF gene encoding F0F1 ATP synthase subunit B — MNMNATILGQAIAFVIFVWFCMKYVWPPLMAAIEKRQKEISDGLASAERAKKDLDLAQANATDQLKKAKAEAQVIIEQANKRRSQILDEAKAEAEQERTKIVAQAQAEIDAERKRAREELRKQVAILAVAGAEKIIERSVDEAANSDIVDKLVAEL, encoded by the coding sequence GTGAACATGAACGCAACAATCCTCGGCCAGGCCATCGCGTTTGTTATCTTCGTATGGTTCTGCATGAAGTACGTATGGCCGCCGTTAATGGCTGCCATCGAAAAGCGCCAGAAAGAAATTTCTGACGGTTTAGCTTCTGCAGAACGCGCTAAGAAAGATTTGGACCTTGCACAGGCCAACGCGACCGACCAGCTGAAAAAAGCGAAAGCGGAAGCCCAGGTAATCATCGAGCAAGCGAACAAGCGTCGCTCTCAGATTCTGGACGAAGCTAAAGCTGAAGCAGAACAGGAACGCACCAAAATCGTCGCACAGGCGCAGGCTGAAATCGATGCCGAACGTAAACGTGCTCGCGAAGAACTGCGTAAGCAGGTTGCTATCCTGGCTGTTGCTGGCGCCGAGAAGATCATCGAACGTTCCGTGGATGAAGCTGCTAACAGCGACATCGTGGATAAACTTGTCGCTGAACTGTAA
- the atpE gene encoding F0F1 ATP synthase subunit C, which yields MENLNMDLLYMAAAVMMGLAAIGAAIGIGILGGKFLEGAARQPDLIPLLRTQFFIVMGLVDAIPMIAVGLGLYVMFAVA from the coding sequence ATGGAAAACCTGAATATGGATCTGCTGTACATGGCTGCCGCTGTGATGATGGGTCTGGCGGCAATCGGTGCTGCGATCGGTATCGGCATCCTCGGGGGTAAATTCCTGGAAGGCGCAGCGCGTCAACCGGATCTGATTCCTCTGCTGCGTACTCAGTTCTTTATCGTTATGGGTCTGGTGGATGCTATCCCGATGATCGCTGTAGGTCTGGGTCTGTACGTGATGTTTGCTGTCGCGTAG
- the atpB gene encoding F0F1 ATP synthase subunit A, with amino-acid sequence MASENMTPQDYIGHHLNNLQLDLRTFSLVDPHNPPATFWTLNIDSMFFSVVLGLLFLAMFRSVAKRATSGVPGKFQTFIEMIIGFVHGSVKDMYHGKSKVIAPLALTVFVWVFLMNLMDLLPIDLIPYIGEHIFGLPALRVVPSADVNITLSMALGVFILIIFYSIKMKGVGGFVKELTMQPFNHWAFIPVNLILEGVSLLSKPVSLGLRLFGNMYAGELIFILIAGLLPWWSQWILNVPWAIFHILIITLQAFIFMVLTIVYLSMASEEH; translated from the coding sequence ATGGCTTCAGAAAATATGACGCCGCAGGATTACATAGGACACCATCTGAATAACCTTCAGTTGGACCTACGTACATTCTCGCTGGTGGATCCGCACAACCCCCCAGCCACCTTCTGGACGCTCAATATTGACTCCATGTTTTTCTCGGTGGTTCTCGGTCTGCTGTTCCTTGCCATGTTCCGTAGCGTTGCTAAGAGAGCGACCAGCGGCGTACCAGGGAAATTCCAAACCTTCATCGAAATGATCATCGGCTTCGTCCATGGCAGCGTTAAAGACATGTACCATGGCAAGAGCAAGGTCATCGCGCCGCTGGCGCTTACCGTGTTCGTCTGGGTATTCCTGATGAACCTGATGGACCTGCTGCCAATCGACCTGATTCCTTATATCGGCGAACACATTTTCGGCCTGCCTGCACTGCGCGTGGTTCCGTCTGCTGACGTGAACATCACCCTGTCAATGGCGCTTGGCGTGTTCATCCTGATTATTTTCTACAGCATCAAAATGAAAGGCGTTGGTGGGTTCGTTAAAGAACTGACCATGCAGCCGTTCAATCACTGGGCGTTCATTCCTGTCAACTTAATCCTTGAAGGGGTAAGCCTGCTGTCCAAACCGGTTTCTCTCGGTCTGCGACTGTTCGGCAACATGTATGCCGGTGAGCTGATTTTCATTCTGATTGCTGGTCTGTTGCCGTGGTGGTCACAGTGGATTCTGAATGTGCCTTGGGCCATTTTCCACATCCTGATTATTACGCTGCAAGCCTTCATCTTCATGGTTCTGACGATTGTCTATCTGTCGATGGCATCCGAAGAGCATTGA
- the atpI gene encoding F0F1 ATP synthase subunit I has protein sequence MSMSLVSRNVARKLLFIQLLAVIASGLLFSLKDPFWGISAICGGLAVVLPNALFMIFAWRHQAHTPAQGRVAWTFAFGEAFKVLLTFALLAMALAVFEVVFLPLIVTWVLVLVVQILAPAVINNKG, from the coding sequence ATGTCTATGTCGCTCGTGAGTCGAAACGTTGCTCGAAAGCTTCTGTTTATTCAGTTACTGGCAGTAATAGCAAGTGGACTGCTGTTCAGCCTCAAAGACCCCTTCTGGGGCATCTCCGCCATATGCGGAGGTTTGGCAGTTGTTTTGCCAAACGCGTTGTTTATGATTTTTGCCTGGCGCCATCAGGCGCATACACCAGCACAAGGCCGAGTGGCCTGGACCTTCGCCTTCGGTGAAGCATTCAAGGTGTTGCTGACCTTCGCCCTACTGGCGATGGCGCTGGCGGTTTTTGAAGTGGTATTTTTGCCGCTGATAGTGACGTGGGTTTTGGTGCTGGTGGTACAAATTCTGGCTCCAGCTGTAATTAACAACAAAGGGTAA
- the rsmG gene encoding 16S rRNA (guanine(527)-N(7))-methyltransferase RsmG translates to MLNKLSRLLDEAGISLTDHQKNQLVAYVGLLDKWNKAYNLTSVRDPNEMLVRHILDSIIVAPYLQGSRFIDVGTGPGLPGIPLAIVRPESHFTLLDSLGKRVRFLRQVQHELKLDNITPVQSRVEAFPAEPPFDGVISRAFASLNDMVSWCHHLPAADGHFYALKGQAQESEMADLPEGYQVCDVIKLHVPQLEGERHLVVIKPNAL, encoded by the coding sequence GTGCTCAACAAACTTTCTCGTCTGCTGGATGAAGCGGGTATTTCGCTCACCGATCACCAGAAAAACCAGCTGGTGGCGTATGTCGGGCTGCTGGATAAGTGGAACAAAGCCTATAACCTGACCTCTGTTCGCGATCCTAACGAGATGCTGGTTCGCCATATCCTCGATAGCATTATCGTTGCGCCATATCTACAGGGCTCCCGCTTTATCGATGTGGGAACCGGCCCGGGCCTGCCGGGTATTCCGCTGGCTATCGTGCGCCCGGAATCTCATTTCACATTACTGGATAGCCTTGGCAAGCGTGTGCGCTTCCTGCGCCAGGTCCAGCATGAGCTAAAACTGGATAACATCACCCCCGTGCAGAGCCGTGTGGAAGCGTTTCCCGCCGAGCCGCCGTTTGATGGCGTCATTAGCCGCGCTTTTGCCTCGCTGAACGACATGGTGAGCTGGTGCCACCACCTGCCGGCGGCAGATGGGCATTTCTACGCGTTGAAAGGGCAGGCGCAGGAAAGTGAAATGGCAGACCTGCCAGAAGGTTACCAGGTTTGCGATGTGATTAAACTGCATGTACCCCAGTTGGAAGGGGAGAGACATTTGGTGGTCATTAAGCCAAACGCCTTATAA